The sequence below is a genomic window from Dioscorea cayenensis subsp. rotundata cultivar TDr96_F1 chromosome 6, TDr96_F1_v2_PseudoChromosome.rev07_lg8_w22 25.fasta, whole genome shotgun sequence.
GATGAACTGAATTCGATGATAATACTGAACCTTTTCATATTGCGCTTTTCGTAGATAACTGAATTAACCAGACTCCGTGAAGACAAATTACTTGAATTAAAACAACTCGAGTTGAATGAAGAGATACTGATAGAATCGGCCAGACAAGAAATGGAAAGACATGCAGCCACAGAAGCAGAGGCTGAGGTCGTGAGGCAATGCGCAGATGAGGAGGCCTCACAGAAGAGGAATGTTGAGTTCAATACTTCTCAAGAAACTGATGAGAAATATAGCAATGAGCGATACAGAAAGTTTACATGGGAGGAAATAGAAACCGCTACCTCATTATTCTCTGAAGCTCTCCAAATTGGCGCGGGAGCAAATGGTAAAGTTTACAAGGGTAGCTTCCATCATACTGTTGCAGCAGTTAAAATCCTGCACTCTAATGAAAGTTATGGAACCAAGCAATTCAGACAAGAGGTATGCATGGACTGTAAAAGCATGCTCAAAAAATTTATGTAGTTTGAAGtttgatatttatcaaaatcctaatcagaAAAGTTGAATTTCATTATGCCTCCAGCTTGAAATTCTCAGTAGAATTCAGCATCCACATCTACTGATGTTACTTGGTGCATGTCCCGATCGAGGCTGCTTAGTTTATGAGTTAATGAAAAATGGTAGCCTGGAAGATAGACTAAATTGCAAAGACAACACACCACCGCTTCCTTGGTACGACCGGTATCGAATTGCTTGGGAGGTTGCTTTGGCTCTTTCTTTCCTGCATAATTCAAAGCCAGAGCCGATCATTCACCGAGACCTCAAACCAGCGAACATTCTGCTCGATGAGAACTTTGTCAGCAAAATCGGTGATGTTGGCGTGTCATCATTAATCCCAACTGTTAATGTTAATTCATTGCTATCTACAATATACAAGGATACTGCACCGGTTGGTACATTATGCTACATTGATCCGGAGTATCAGAGATCGGGATTAGTATCCCCGAAATCCGATGTATATGCGCTTGGGATTGTAATCTTGCAATTGCTGACAGCGAGACCACCGATGGGACTAACACACATTGTTGAGACAGCAATTGAAGAAGGTACATTAATGGATATTTTAGACACCGGAGCAGGAAAATGGCCGCTGGAGGAGACTCAAAAACTTGCAGCTGTCGGTCTAAATTGCGCAGAAATGAGACGTAAAGATCGGCCTGACTTGGAAAATCAAGTGCTTCCTTTTCTTGAAAGATTGAAAAGAATTGCAGACAATGCTTGTGATTTAGCTCAGCTCGCACCATCTATTCCTCCGAATCACTTCATTTGTCCACTGCTGAAGGTTTGTATTGTTACTGCATTGCATTTAGAAGCTAAAATTTTTATGGATATGAACTGTAATAATTTGTTAAACAATCGAAATTTCATCGCAGGATGTGATGGATGATCCTTGTGTTGCTTCCGACGGGTTCACATATGAGCGAAAAGAGATCGAGCGTTGGTTCGGCATGAGTGATAATTCCCCTATGACAAAGTTAAAGCTTCCTGATAAAAATCTTGTGCCCAGTTTGTCACTACTTTCTGCAATCAAGGAATGGAAGAAATCAAGATCTCAATGACATCCATTATTTCTGCATTGCCAGTCATTATTGTAAGTATGTTCATTAGTTGCAACTGTGTT
It includes:
- the LOC120262933 gene encoding U-box domain-containing protein 52-like isoform X2, which translates into the protein MSSRISKQAPRFCNVYVVSKGKLSSVRPPASGTDDSPRAESNSSFRSLGHSSDSFSVKSESSETDTTTSASCHLAPLPTQRRQALAAINYKALNMGPISGGTLTSRSLSCSTDEDFRSFGSSMTEDQFTASSIFQSQSFQMDKHSQNFDQASTSKSVTSENQFDASSELEKLRIVLKRVQGMCQITQSESNEVSQQITELTRLREDKLLELKQLELNEEILIESARQEMERHAATEAEAEVVRQCADEEASQKRNVEFNTSQETDEKYSNERYRKFTWEEIETATSLFSEALQIGAGANGKVYKGSFHHTVAAVKILHSNESYGTKQFRQELEILSRIQHPHLLMLLGACPDRGCLVYELMKNGSLEDRLNCKDNTPPLPWYDRYRIAWEVALALSFLHNSKPEPIIHRDLKPANILLDENFVSKIGDVGVSSLIPTVNVNSLLSTIYKDTAPVGTLCYIDPEYQRSGLVSPKSDVYALGIVILQLLTARPPMGLTHIVETAIEEGTLMDILDTGAGKWPLEETQKLAAVGLNCAEMRRKDRPDLENQVLPFLERLKRIADNACDLAQLAPSIPPNHFICPLLKDVMDDPCVASDGFTYERKEIERWFGMSDNSPMTKLKLPDKNLVPSLSLLSAIKEWKKSRSQ
- the LOC120262933 gene encoding U-box domain-containing protein 52-like isoform X1: MEIQDIDEERDCSSDPILTVAVAVNGSKNSKYAVKWALEKFIPEGRVSLLILHVRPKITRVPSPIGYLPISEVREDVALAHQKDVECKANKMLVPYKKLCAQRQVEAETLVIKSDNVAEAISEEINKFKISKLVIGASQQNIFMRKYKENQMSSRISKQAPRFCNVYVVSKGKLSSVRPPASGTDDSPRAESNSSFRSLGHSSDSFSVKSESSETDTTTSASCHLAPLPTQRRQALAAINYKALNMGPISGGTLTSRSLSCSTDEDFRSFGSSMTEDQFTASSIFQSQSFQMDKHSQNFDQASTSKSVTSENQFDASSELEKLRIVLKRVQGMCQITQSESNEVSQQITELTRLREDKLLELKQLELNEEILIESARQEMERHAATEAEAEVVRQCADEEASQKRNVEFNTSQETDEKYSNERYRKFTWEEIETATSLFSEALQIGAGANGKVYKGSFHHTVAAVKILHSNESYGTKQFRQELEILSRIQHPHLLMLLGACPDRGCLVYELMKNGSLEDRLNCKDNTPPLPWYDRYRIAWEVALALSFLHNSKPEPIIHRDLKPANILLDENFVSKIGDVGVSSLIPTVNVNSLLSTIYKDTAPVGTLCYIDPEYQRSGLVSPKSDVYALGIVILQLLTARPPMGLTHIVETAIEEGTLMDILDTGAGKWPLEETQKLAAVGLNCAEMRRKDRPDLENQVLPFLERLKRIADNACDLAQLAPSIPPNHFICPLLKDVMDDPCVASDGFTYERKEIERWFGMSDNSPMTKLKLPDKNLVPSLSLLSAIKEWKKSRSQ